One genomic segment of Hydrogenimonas thermophila includes these proteins:
- a CDS encoding succinate dehydrogenase/fumarate reductase iron-sulfur subunit — MSTERITKKLIFKTFRFNAETDFLPYFKTYEMEVGKDELVLDILNRIKWEFDGSFSYRRSCRHGICGSCSIKVNGKPVLSCKQNVWELVETFNTNTLLLEPQSRKRVIKDMIIDKKDFWDKHKAIKPWLEADIDEHPTEEIRVSPKEADELLEADYCIQCGNCYYACPAVEVNPEFFGPAQFAKAYRFNADVRDNAKQERLETVREMGPGVWDCVKCFECAEACPKDVDPIGKITKLHNQLFEKGMAEDNVATRHAVGFKHSIKKHGILDEGELVRYSEGNIGVMKHIPEAIAMFKKGKIVMPWNMPKSKNLDEIKTLVKTSSKVKF; from the coding sequence ATGAGTACTGAACGCATTACAAAAAAATTGATATTTAAAACTTTCCGCTTTAATGCGGAGACAGATTTTCTACCCTACTTCAAAACATATGAGATGGAAGTAGGAAAAGATGAGTTGGTGTTAGATATTCTTAACCGTATTAAGTGGGAATTTGACGGAAGTTTCAGTTATCGCAGAAGCTGCCGTCACGGAATATGTGGTAGCTGTTCTATTAAAGTAAATGGTAAACCTGTACTTTCATGTAAACAGAATGTATGGGAGCTTGTTGAAACTTTCAATACAAATACACTTCTTTTGGAGCCTCAAAGTCGTAAACGTGTCATTAAAGATATGATTATTGACAAAAAAGATTTCTGGGATAAACATAAAGCAATCAAGCCTTGGCTTGAAGCAGACATTGATGAGCATCCGACTGAAGAGATTCGTGTCTCTCCAAAAGAGGCTGATGAGTTGCTTGAAGCAGACTACTGTATTCAGTGTGGTAACTGTTACTATGCTTGTCCTGCTGTAGAAGTCAATCCAGAGTTCTTTGGACCAGCACAATTTGCAAAAGCATATAGATTTAATGCTGATGTACGCGATAATGCAAAACAAGAACGCCTTGAGACAGTTCGTGAAATGGGTCCTGGTGTATGGGATTGTGTCAAATGCTTTGAGTGTGCAGAAGCATGCCCTAAAGATGTTGATCCAATAGGAAAAATTACTAAACTTCATAATCAACTATTTGAAAAGGGAATGGCTGAAGATAATGTTGCTACACGCCATGCAGTAGGGTTTAAACACTCAATCAAAAAACATGGTATTTTGGATGAAGGTGAACTTGTCAGATACTCAGAAGGCAATATAGGTGTTATGAAACATATTCCTGAAGCTATTGCAATGTTCAAAAAAGGAAAAATAGTAATGCCTTGGAATATGCCTAAATCTAAAAATCTTGATGAGATTAAAACACTCGTCAAAACATCATCGAAAGTTAAATTTTAA
- a CDS encoding CoB--CoM heterodisulfide reductase iron-sulfur subunit B family protein has protein sequence MAELKYALYTGCTARESTPELLMSTMAVAKKLGIELVLLDEASCCGASHLQDFDDFLSLVLNARNICYAEKQNLPMLTICNTCQLNTVMTKERLDSDEDLKSQVNEKLAEVGLEYKGTSSVRHFLYAIIDDYGLDKLAEKVEKPLSDFNVAAFYGCHNIRPSHLHNKQNATSDDYNGENPYNPTSLDRLIETLQGKSVDYDSKNKCCGFHADLQAPKTANRLTGTALLDAIDNNADMMVTPCPLCHLNMDVKQHAAAKEMGRDIALPVLHLPQLIGLALGISPEELGLQHNVAEVAFA, from the coding sequence ATGGCAGAATTAAAATATGCACTCTATACAGGATGTACAGCACGAGAATCGACCCCCGAACTGTTAATGTCAACAATGGCAGTAGCAAAAAAACTAGGTATCGAACTTGTGCTTCTAGATGAAGCAAGCTGCTGCGGTGCTAGCCACTTGCAAGATTTCGATGACTTTTTGTCACTAGTGCTTAATGCCAGAAACATCTGTTACGCAGAAAAGCAAAATCTTCCAATGCTGACTATCTGTAATACATGTCAGCTAAACACTGTTATGACAAAAGAGCGTCTTGACAGTGATGAAGATTTAAAATCTCAAGTTAATGAAAAATTGGCAGAAGTTGGCTTGGAATATAAAGGAACAAGTTCAGTAAGACACTTTCTATATGCTATTATAGATGACTATGGTTTGGACAAATTAGCTGAAAAAGTAGAAAAACCTTTAAGTGATTTTAATGTTGCAGCATTCTATGGATGTCACAACATCAGACCAAGCCATCTTCACAATAAACAGAATGCTACAAGTGATGATTATAATGGAGAAAACCCTTACAACCCAACATCGCTTGACCGATTGATTGAGACACTCCAAGGTAAAAGTGTAGATTATGACAGCAAAAATAAATGTTGTGGATTCCATGCAGACTTGCAAGCTCCAAAAACTGCAAACCGCCTAACTGGAACTGCACTTCTTGATGCTATAGACAATAATGCAGATATGATGGTAACACCTTGCCCTCTTTGCCATCTAAATATGGATGTAAAACAACACGCAGCAGCAAAAGAGATGGGACGTGATATAGCACTTCCTGTTCTACACCTTCCACAGCTAATAGGTCTAGCACTAGGTATATCTCCAGAAGAGCTTGGTCTACAACACAATGTTGCTGAAGTAGCTTTCGCATAA